The DNA region GCGGCCGATCGCGAGCTTGATCCGGGCCTCGAGCTCAGCCGGGCCACAGGTGTGCAGCACGACGTCGTCCATGCCCCAGTCGTGCGAGACGACCGCGAGGCCACCCTCGGTGGCGATCAGCAGAACGGGGATGTCGGTGCCGGTCGTGCGGATTAGACGACACAGGTCGCGGGCCTGGGCGAGGTCCTGTCGGCCGTCCACCAGCAGCAGGTCGGAGTCCGGCGCCTCGAGGAGCGCGCTACCTTCAGCAGGAAGGATCTTCACCTGGTGGCCGAGGAGCGAGAGCCCCGGAAGGACGTCTGCCGAAGGCTGGAGCGAACTGGTCAGCAAAAGGAGCGAGCTCATTGGGGGTGCCTCTCGGTCAGAGAAAGAGGAGCACCGAAACGCAACATTGAGCCTCGGTGAGGTGATCGTTGGACCATATTAACGAAACCTCGCGGTGACATAGGAAGGTTGTCCACGAGAAAGTGATGAACGTTATAGAGGTCCGCTACTGGGCGGCAGCCAAGTCGGCGGCCGGAACCGCCTCCGACCAGATCGAGGTCGACGGTCCGTTGACCCTGGCCGAGGTCGTACGCCGTGCCGCGGAGCTGCACGCCGGCACCCGCCTGCCCGAGGTGCTGAAGGTCTGCTCGGCTCTCATCGGTGACCGTCCCGCAGGAACGGCCGACCCCGGTGGGATCGAGGTCCCACCGGGGTCGACGGTCGAATTCCTCCCTCCGTTCGCGGGCGGCTAGGTCACAGGCTGGGGAGCCCGCGCCCGGCGACTCACCTGCGTAAGGGCCTGCCGGGGCGGGCAGGTCCTCAGCGCTCGATCGCGGCGGGCTCCGGCTTGCCGCTCGTGGCGATCTGGATCTTGCGGGGCTTGGCCTTCTCGGCGACCGGGACGACCAGGCGCAGCACGCCGGCGTCGTACGCAGCCTCGATGTGGTCGAGGTCGAGGTTGTCGCCGAGCACGAGCTGACGGCTGAAGGTGCCGCGCACGCGCTCGTTGGCCAGCATCTGCCAGTCGCCGTTCTTGGCGACCCGCTCGGCCTTCACGGTCAGTACGTTGCGCTCGACGTCGAGGTCGATGGTGTCCGGGCTGACGCCGGGAAGGTCGAACTCGATGACGAACCGGTCGCCCTCGCGCCAGGCGTCCATCGGCATCACGGCCGGGCGGTTGGTGGTGCCGCCGCCACCCAGGAGCTGCTGGGTGATGCGATCGAACTCGCGGAACGGATCGGTGCTTCGGATCAGCATGATTCCCCTCCTCACGGGATCTATATCAGCGGATACACCTTTTATATATTCCAACCGCTAGGGAATTTCAAGTCCACATGTCAGAATCGATCCTGTGAAGGAGCGAACCAGGGCCGTCTACGCCATCTCGGTGGCCGCCGAGATGGCCGACATGCAGATCCAGAACCTCCGCGTCTACGAGCGCCGGGGGCTGGTCGACCCCGCGCGCACCGCGGGCGGCACCCGGCTCTACTCCGTCGCCGACGTCGAGCGCCTCATCCGCATCCGTGACCTTCTCGCCGACGGTCTCAACCTCGCCGGGATCGCCCGCGTGCTCGCTCTGGAGGAGGACGTACGCCGCCTGGAAGTCGCCAACGAGAGGCTTCGGCGCGCCTCGGGGGAATGAGCGGCGCGGGTTACCGGTTCAATAGACACATGAGCACCGGATCCTGGATCGCCGTCATCGCGATAGCCGTCGCGCTCGCCTTCGGCGTGTTCCGGCTGCTCACCGACGGCCGCTTCCGAGGCACGAAGGAGCTCCACGTGGCCCACGAGGATCATGCGCCCGAGCCGCACGCCTGGGATGCGGTCACCGACGCGCTGGGTGAGGCCGAGCTCGGTGGCCGGGCGACCCTCGTGCAGTTCTCCAGCGCCTTCTGCGCACCCTGCCGGGCGACCCGGAGGATCCTGGGCGAGGTCGCCGAGATCGTTCCGGGCGTCGTCCACATCGAGATCGACGCCGAGCACCACCTCGACCTGGTCCGCCGCCTCGACATCATGCGGACTCCCACGACGCTGGTGCTGGACGGCGCCGGCAACGAGGTCGCCCGGGCGACCGGCGCGCCTCGCAAGGAGCAGGTGCTGAGCGCGATCCCGGCCTACGATCTCGAATCCTGACACGCTGGTCCGTATACCGAGACATTCGTTTCGTGCCCGTCGAGCATCGCGCTACTGTCATCGCATGTTCTCGACCATGCTGACCAAGCGCCGCGCAGTGGATCACTGCCGCGTGCGCTCGGCGCTGTGTCGTTCCTGCCGCTGATTCCCTGAGATTTGTCGACGCAGTCGACCCCGGGGATCGCTCTCGCCTGTCAGGCTCGTCCTGACGACCTCCCCTTCACTCTCGCAGGAGCACACCCATGTCTGAGACTTCGAGCAAGACGGCGGCACAGACCGGAATCGACCCTCGCGGCCCGCAGTTCACCGCGGCGCTGACCGTTGTCGTGATCCTCCTGGCTCTGCTGCTTCCGCAGCCGTGGGCTCTGGTGGTCACGGCCATCCAGACCGTGCTCTTCGCGATCGGGGCAGGTCTCGGCGTTCAGCGGACCCCTCATGCCTGGCTCTTCAAGAAGTTCGTACGTCCCCGCCTCGGTGCGCCGGACGAGCTCGAGGACCCGGCCCCGCCCCGGTTCGCCCAGGGGGTCGGCCTCGCCTTCCTCGTGGTCGCGCTCGTGGGCTACCTCCTCGGCGCCACCCTCGTGGCGCAGATCGCCCTCGGCCTCGCGCTGGTGGCGGCCGTGCTCAATGCCGTCTTCCGGTTCTGCCTCGGCTGCGAGCTCTACCTGCTGATCAGGCGACTGGGTCCTTCCCCGTCGGCCTGAGCCCTGAACGCAAGAAACACCAACGAAAGGTACCTAGATGACCCGCGAGAACTCCCTCGTCTCCGCCCAGTGGGTGGAGGAGCACCTCGATGACCCGAAGGTGGTGCTGATCGAGGTCGACGAAGACACCACCGCCTACGACAAGGGCCACATCAAGGGTGCCATCAAGCTCGACTGGACCACCGACCTGCAGGACCAGGTCCGTCGCGACTTCGTCAACAAGGACCAGTTCTCCGCTCTGCTCTCCGAGCGCGGCGTCTCCAACGACGACACCGTTGTGCTCTACGGCGGCAACAACAACTGGTTCGCCGCGTACGCGTTCTGGTACTTCAAGCTCTACGGCCACCAGGACGTCAAGCTGCTCGACGGCGGTCGCAAGAAGTGGGAGCTCGACTCCCGCGAGCTGACCGACGAGGCCGTCACCCGCGAGGCGACCACCTACACCGCGCAGGAGCAGGACCACTCGATCCGCGCCTTCCGTGACGAGGTCGTCGAGGCCATCGGCACCCAGAACCTGGTCGACGTGCGGTCGCCCGACGAGTTCGCCGGCCGCCTCCTCGCCCCGGCCCACCTCCCGCAGGAGCAGGCCCAGCGCGCCGGTCACATCCCGACCGCGGCCAACGTCCCGTGGTCCAAGGCGGCCAACGACGACGGCACCTTCCGCTCCGACGAGGAGCTCAAGGAGATCTACACCGAGGCCGGCGTCGACTGGAGCAAGGACACCATCGCCTACTGCCGCATCGGCGAGCGCTCCTCGCACACCTGGTTCGTGCTCAAGGAGCTCCTCGGCCAGGAGAACGTGAAGAACTACGACGGCTCGTGGACCGAGTACGGCTCCCTCGTCGGCGTCCCGGTCGTCACCGGCGACGAGCCCGGGGAGGCCTGAGCATGTGCGGAGCAACTGAGGGCGGGCTCTCGCTCGCCGGCGTCGACGTCGCCAAGGAAGCAGTCATCCAGGGTCAGGTGACCCGTGACGGCGAGCCGGTCCACGGAGCGTACGTCCGGCTGCTCGACCGCACCGGCGAGTTCACCGCCGAGGTGCCGACCTCGGCCACCGGCCACTTTCGGTTCTTCGCCGGCGACGGCGAGTGGACCCTGCGTACGCTCGCGCCGAAGGCGGAGCCCGTGGACAAGA from Nocardioides luteus includes:
- a CDS encoding sulfurtransferase; this encodes MTRENSLVSAQWVEEHLDDPKVVLIEVDEDTTAYDKGHIKGAIKLDWTTDLQDQVRRDFVNKDQFSALLSERGVSNDDTVVLYGGNNNWFAAYAFWYFKLYGHQDVKLLDGGRKKWELDSRELTDEAVTREATTYTAQEQDHSIRAFRDEVVEAIGTQNLVDVRSPDEFAGRLLAPAHLPQEQAQRAGHIPTAANVPWSKAANDDGTFRSDEELKEIYTEAGVDWSKDTIAYCRIGERSSHTWFVLKELLGQENVKNYDGSWTEYGSLVGVPVVTGDEPGEA
- a CDS encoding MoaD/ThiS family protein, with the protein product MNVIEVRYWAAAKSAAGTASDQIEVDGPLTLAEVVRRAAELHAGTRLPEVLKVCSALIGDRPAGTADPGGIEVPPGSTVEFLPPFAGG
- a CDS encoding Hsp20/alpha crystallin family protein, producing MLIRSTDPFREFDRITQQLLGGGGTTNRPAVMPMDAWREGDRFVIEFDLPGVSPDTIDLDVERNVLTVKAERVAKNGDWQMLANERVRGTFSRQLVLGDNLDLDHIEAAYDAGVLRLVVPVAEKAKPRKIQIATSGKPEPAAIER
- a CDS encoding DUF4395 domain-containing protein, whose translation is MSETSSKTAAQTGIDPRGPQFTAALTVVVILLALLLPQPWALVVTAIQTVLFAIGAGLGVQRTPHAWLFKKFVRPRLGAPDELEDPAPPRFAQGVGLAFLVVALVGYLLGATLVAQIALGLALVAAVLNAVFRFCLGCELYLLIRRLGPSPSA
- a CDS encoding DUF1416 domain-containing protein — encoded protein: MCGATEGGLSLAGVDVAKEAVIQGQVTRDGEPVHGAYVRLLDRTGEFTAEVPTSATGHFRFFAGDGEWTLRTLAPKAEPVDKKVHAAVGNVAEVTIPID
- a CDS encoding MerR family transcriptional regulator, whose product is MKERTRAVYAISVAAEMADMQIQNLRVYERRGLVDPARTAGGTRLYSVADVERLIRIRDLLADGLNLAGIARVLALEEDVRRLEVANERLRRASGE
- a CDS encoding thioredoxin family protein yields the protein MSTGSWIAVIAIAVALAFGVFRLLTDGRFRGTKELHVAHEDHAPEPHAWDAVTDALGEAELGGRATLVQFSSAFCAPCRATRRILGEVAEIVPGVVHIEIDAEHHLDLVRRLDIMRTPTTLVLDGAGNEVARATGAPRKEQVLSAIPAYDLES